Part of the Aquarana catesbeiana isolate 2022-GZ linkage group LG06, ASM4218655v1, whole genome shotgun sequence genome is shown below.
AGTTGGCCATGCCATTAAAATCCATTGCCAGCTTATTAGAGATATCCTCCCTCTTCAGCATGGTCTTGAATTGTCTCCAGCCTCCCTTTGCTCAACCCTATGTCTTTTTGCTCAAGGTTTTATCCCTTTCGCATCATTTAGGACCTACAGCAGTCCCTTTTCTCCTGGCCGGGGCTGTCTTTGAGCTTCCATGTTACTTTCAGTACCTTCATGTCTTCGGGAAGCCTGGTCAACCAGTCTCTGTACTCCCTGCAGAGCACATAGCCCCTTACCTTCTTCTTGAAGGCATTGTCATCTGTCTGGGCCCAGCTCAGCGACTCTGGCTGGGTAGATGGAGGCTGGTATCCCAGGATGATCAAGGCATCCTTCAGATTCCTAAGTAAGGCCTCTGAGGCTCTGCGAGCCACCTCCAGGAGCCGAAGGAGATCAGCAGCTGCCGGGTTCAGGGAGTTCTGATCATCCAGGACCAGTTGGAAGAACTCGGAAATAGCAAAGAAGGCCTCTCTGGCCTGAAGGAGGCGTTCTCCGGGGCAAAGACATCGCCACATCCGGTAGCCCAGTGCTGCGGTGGGCAGTCCTTTCTCCAACCAGTAGGGGAAGCTGAACCCAGTCATGCTGAATGGCAACCCTTGGTACTGCAGCTGTATGAGGAAACACAAGAAGAAGAACATGGGGTCAGAGGACTCAACAGAAGGGCTTCCCTTTTTTGCAAACATGCAAATAAAACTTTGTGGACAGGACTTCCCCCTAATCCTCAATCGTATGCATCCGTTATGAGCTCACTTCTTTTAT
Proteins encoded:
- the CTF1 gene encoding cardiotrophin-1; protein product: MHQAEHGPEEATLAKEIRNKIIDHDAKGNDSKQLDLPVTTLQKLFILSSRGVQPPWMWPQEYNRPQIEQKDSMNDRRRANKKFQRAAAAVLALSVGFLYRGCVAAPLSSEEIVTQINSLATLHRENATLILNTYLQYQGLPFSMTGFSFPYWLEKGLPTAALGYRMWRCLCPGERLLQAREAFFAISEFFQLVLDDQNSLNPAAADLLRLLEVARRASEALLRNLKDALIILGYQPPSTQPESLSWAQTDDNAFKKKVRGYVLCREYRDWLTRLPEDMKVLKVTWKLKDSPGQEKRDCCRS